In Bradyrhizobium erythrophlei, a single genomic region encodes these proteins:
- a CDS encoding polysaccharide biosynthesis/export family protein, translated as MSVTGPSATDILSGQHDPVSVNYAVVKVTPKVIEVQSRNLPRLTAFRENQRPRDITFGIGDILGVTIFEAASGGLFIPAEGGVRPGNFVTIPNQAVDIHGNISIPYAGSVRANGRTQVEVQDAIVTALKNRAIEPQVVVSLVEQKTSMISILGEGRSARIPATATPERMLDVISRAGLVATAGTATGAAGAETWVILERNGRRAIAPFGALVYESANNIYVHPNDTIYLYREPQTFLSFGAVGTQQQVPFGTWRLSLAEAISKAGGLLDVQADPASVFLYRGEARDVAEAMGIDCRPYEGPVIPVIYTINLRDPAGYFLASSFEMRNKDILYVSNAFSVESTKFMTWLTTVNTTIQGPITTATSAYGLRNIIQGAGAVPSVITAGATTVTTP; from the coding sequence ATGTCGGTGACCGGTCCGTCCGCCACCGATATATTATCAGGCCAGCACGACCCGGTGAGCGTCAACTACGCAGTCGTCAAGGTCACCCCGAAAGTCATCGAGGTTCAATCCAGAAACCTGCCGCGGTTGACTGCGTTTAGGGAGAATCAGCGGCCGCGCGATATTACTTTCGGGATCGGCGATATATTGGGCGTCACGATCTTCGAAGCCGCTTCAGGAGGTCTCTTCATTCCTGCCGAGGGCGGAGTGCGACCGGGAAATTTTGTTACCATTCCCAATCAAGCCGTCGATATCCACGGCAACATTTCGATCCCCTACGCGGGCTCCGTCCGTGCGAACGGACGCACCCAGGTCGAAGTGCAGGACGCCATCGTGACTGCCCTCAAGAACCGCGCGATCGAGCCACAAGTCGTTGTGTCCTTGGTCGAACAGAAAACGTCCATGATCAGCATCCTGGGCGAAGGACGCTCGGCGCGGATTCCAGCGACCGCCACCCCTGAGCGTATGCTTGACGTCATCAGCCGAGCCGGGTTGGTGGCGACCGCCGGGACTGCGACCGGGGCCGCCGGGGCGGAAACCTGGGTGATTCTGGAGCGAAACGGTCGGCGCGCGATTGCCCCCTTTGGGGCACTCGTTTACGAGTCAGCCAACAATATTTACGTGCATCCCAACGATACAATCTACTTGTATCGGGAGCCACAGACCTTCCTGAGCTTCGGTGCCGTCGGTACGCAGCAGCAGGTTCCATTTGGGACCTGGCGGCTTTCGCTCGCGGAAGCGATCAGCAAGGCCGGCGGTCTTCTCGATGTCCAGGCTGACCCTGCCTCCGTGTTCCTCTATCGCGGTGAAGCGCGCGACGTCGCCGAAGCGATGGGGATCGACTGCAGGCCCTACGAAGGCCCCGTCATTCCCGTGATCTATACGATCAACCTGCGCGATCCTGCCGGCTATTTCCTGGCGAGCTCGTTTGAAATGCGCAACAAAGATATCCTCTACGTCTCGAATGCGTTCTCGGTCGAATCCACCAAGTTCATGACCTGGCTCACCACGGTCAACACCACCATCCAGGGTCCAATAACCACCGCGACCAGCGCCTATGGCTTGCGCAACATCATCCAAGGCGCAGGAGCGGTACCCAGCGTCATAACCGCCGGCGCGACTACAGTTACAACACCGTAG
- a CDS encoding UDP-glucuronic acid decarboxylase family protein, protein MHLEKRILVTGGAGFLGSHLCERLIKEGAQVLCVDNFFTGARRNVESLLEHKNFELIRHDVTFPLYVEVDEIYNLACPASPVHYQHDPVQTIKTSVHGAINMLGLAKRVNAKILQASTSEVYGDPSVHPQTEEYWGNVNPIGIRACYDEGKRCAESLFFAYRRQNNLNIKVARIFNTYGPRMHPNDGRVVSNFIVQALLGHNITIYGDGAQTRSFCYVDDLVGGLISLMGTTNDVTGPVNIGNPDEFSILELASSVVSLTGSSSQIIHKPLPQDDPRQRRPDISKAKQALSWTPRTKLKEGLVQTIAYFESLLSDQDLRASLNVDQP, encoded by the coding sequence ATGCATTTAGAAAAACGAATTCTTGTCACCGGCGGCGCGGGTTTCCTTGGTTCTCACTTATGCGAGCGGCTGATCAAGGAGGGGGCACAGGTACTCTGCGTCGACAACTTTTTTACCGGCGCACGCAGGAACGTGGAGTCGCTGCTCGAGCACAAGAATTTTGAGCTGATCCGCCACGACGTCACGTTTCCACTATACGTCGAGGTCGATGAAATCTACAATCTCGCATGTCCGGCGTCGCCCGTGCACTACCAGCACGATCCGGTGCAGACGATCAAGACCAGCGTGCACGGCGCGATCAACATGCTTGGCCTCGCCAAGCGCGTAAATGCCAAGATATTGCAGGCTTCAACGTCAGAGGTCTATGGTGATCCGAGCGTTCATCCTCAGACCGAGGAATATTGGGGCAACGTCAATCCGATCGGAATACGAGCCTGTTATGACGAAGGCAAGCGCTGCGCGGAGAGCTTGTTCTTCGCTTATCGCCGCCAGAACAATTTAAACATCAAGGTCGCTCGCATCTTCAACACGTATGGACCGCGCATGCATCCCAATGATGGGCGCGTCGTTTCGAATTTCATTGTACAAGCCTTGCTTGGTCACAACATCACGATCTACGGCGACGGCGCTCAAACGCGATCTTTCTGCTACGTGGATGACCTAGTCGGAGGGCTAATAAGCCTAATGGGGACCACAAATGACGTCACGGGCCCAGTAAACATTGGCAATCCCGATGAGTTCTCGATTCTTGAGTTAGCATCATCCGTCGTCAGTCTGACCGGTTCATCCTCCCAGATTATCCACAAACCACTTCCCCAAGATGATCCGCGCCAGCGGCGTCCAGATATCTCCAAAGCCAAACAAGCGCTATCCTGGACGCCGCGGACGAAACTCAAGGAAGGTCTCGTCCAAACAATCGCATATTTTGAAAGCCTCCTGTCTGACCAGGACCTGCGTGCGTCCTTGAACGTTGACCAACCTTAG
- a CDS encoding GMC oxidoreductase has product MDDDRRVIIVGSGPAGAMAAYQLVRNGIPVTMLETGADIQRGTLVRMAGRNLYRHLPQMTKPTGFVVTGDPQTNLEYNYALGGLSNQWTGAVPRFCAEDFTAGEQVHEKYRWPVNYHDLAPFYEIAERTMQVTADPSDVPNLPAGYCDYRHKLPEDWQSVRRAALKIGQGFTTMPLADGPPFLFLRRGTSFNSYSKLLAILRGEPGFKLITKAHALRLEWDGTKKKAVAAIYCDQQTAAHHRIRANSFIVACGPMNSPKLLFNSTSSDHPNGMGNGAGLLGKYLHDHPREWWAVDVDAPLTSLSPPAYLTRLPHASSDPLLASSWTLGAFGTIGKIKSRVGRKTTYFGVQVFGTMVPEEKYYVGPAKEEKDQFGFPALEVHISFDENVLNNMVRARKHLMQLMQDAGHRGTIRDIVPTLVPGTAKHYGGATRMHTSPKFGVTDCFNRLHGIPNVLVVDAGCFTTGVEKNPTLTVMALAARAADRLARDLKAM; this is encoded by the coding sequence ATGGATGATGATCGCCGCGTCATTATTGTAGGCAGCGGACCAGCAGGCGCGATGGCGGCGTATCAGCTGGTGCGTAACGGCATTCCAGTAACGATGCTGGAAACCGGCGCCGACATACAACGCGGCACGCTCGTCAGGATGGCCGGAAGAAACCTCTATCGACATCTTCCGCAAATGACGAAGCCGACCGGGTTCGTCGTCACCGGTGACCCACAGACCAACCTCGAATACAACTACGCCCTGGGAGGTCTTTCAAATCAGTGGACGGGTGCCGTTCCACGCTTCTGCGCAGAAGATTTCACTGCGGGTGAGCAGGTTCACGAAAAATACCGCTGGCCGGTTAACTACCACGATCTCGCCCCGTTCTACGAAATTGCCGAAAGGACAATGCAGGTCACCGCGGACCCCAGTGATGTCCCAAATCTGCCCGCCGGCTATTGTGACTATAGACACAAGTTGCCGGAAGATTGGCAGTCCGTTCGGCGGGCCGCGCTGAAAATTGGACAAGGTTTCACGACAATGCCCCTTGCCGACGGGCCGCCATTTCTCTTCCTGCGGCGCGGCACCTCATTCAACAGCTACTCGAAATTACTTGCGATACTTCGCGGGGAGCCCGGTTTCAAGCTGATAACAAAAGCCCACGCATTAAGGCTGGAATGGGATGGAACGAAAAAAAAGGCTGTTGCCGCTATCTATTGCGACCAGCAGACCGCGGCGCATCATCGCATAAGAGCGAACTCATTTATTGTGGCGTGCGGACCGATGAATTCTCCCAAGCTGCTGTTCAATTCAACTAGCAGCGATCATCCAAACGGCATGGGTAACGGCGCCGGCCTGCTCGGTAAATATCTTCACGATCACCCCCGTGAGTGGTGGGCAGTTGATGTAGACGCCCCACTTACTTCATTATCGCCGCCTGCCTATTTAACTCGCCTCCCCCATGCCTCGTCGGATCCACTACTTGCTTCGTCGTGGACGCTCGGCGCGTTCGGAACAATAGGTAAAATAAAGAGCCGGGTTGGACGAAAGACGACTTATTTCGGAGTACAGGTCTTCGGAACAATGGTGCCGGAAGAGAAGTACTATGTCGGTCCGGCGAAGGAGGAGAAAGACCAATTTGGTTTTCCCGCTCTTGAAGTTCACATCAGCTTCGATGAAAACGTCCTGAACAACATGGTCAGAGCGCGCAAGCACCTAATGCAACTGATGCAAGATGCCGGGCATAGGGGGACGATCAGGGACATCGTCCCGACGCTTGTTCCCGGAACAGCAAAACACTATGGCGGGGCGACCCGCATGCATACTTCGCCCAAGTTCGGCGTAACAGACTGCTTTAACCGGCTCCATGGAATCCCAAATGTTCTGGTTGTCGATGCCGGTTGTTTCACGACCGGCGTGGAGAAAAATCCCACTCTGACCGTGATGGCGCTGGCCGCACGCGCGGCAGACCGCCTTGCCCGTGACCTGAAGGCCATGTGA
- a CDS encoding aldo/keto reductase codes for MRYREFGKTGWRVSEIGFGGARIGGLLAEDGGRAASLRTLEAAYDAGINFYDTADMYSQGESEILVGKAFRKMRDKVLIATKGGYCLPGQKRLIQLIKPFAKPIVRAIGLRRNAIPEALSGTVSQDFSPGHIRKAVEASLRRLQSDHIDLYQIHSPPRDELLGATLQDTLGLLARLKVEGKIREYGIALDSAEDAVHCLGLQGIASLQMPFGLMDLEALDGVLDRVAERQCGVIARGCFGAGAMKPSLSESDLRAIEPKWPRVLRIRQLAEGMQRSPLEAALQFSLAVNKIAVTILGMRTPQHLAANLQYYAAKPLSTQEKDELLNHRREDMSLESAAAHESD; via the coding sequence TTGCGCTACAGAGAGTTTGGCAAAACGGGGTGGCGTGTTTCCGAGATTGGATTTGGCGGAGCGCGTATCGGAGGGCTCCTTGCCGAAGACGGCGGTAGGGCCGCGTCGCTGAGGACGCTGGAGGCAGCCTACGACGCGGGGATAAATTTCTACGACACCGCAGACATGTACTCGCAAGGTGAAAGCGAGATCCTTGTTGGCAAGGCCTTTCGCAAAATGCGCGATAAGGTTTTGATAGCCACCAAGGGCGGCTACTGCCTTCCAGGACAGAAGAGACTTATTCAACTCATCAAGCCATTCGCAAAGCCCATTGTCCGGGCAATCGGCTTACGGCGCAATGCTATTCCTGAAGCTTTGTCGGGTACGGTTTCACAGGATTTCTCTCCCGGTCATATCAGAAAGGCCGTAGAGGCATCTTTGCGGCGACTGCAGTCCGACCACATTGATCTGTACCAGATCCATAGCCCGCCGCGAGATGAACTTCTCGGTGCCACGCTCCAGGATACGTTGGGACTTCTCGCGCGTCTGAAGGTGGAGGGTAAAATTCGCGAATATGGAATTGCACTCGACTCTGCTGAAGATGCTGTTCACTGCTTGGGTTTGCAGGGGATTGCCAGCCTGCAAATGCCCTTCGGGTTGATGGATCTGGAGGCGTTGGACGGCGTGCTTGATAGAGTTGCGGAGCGTCAATGTGGAGTCATCGCGCGAGGGTGTTTCGGTGCAGGCGCAATGAAACCGTCGCTATCCGAATCGGATCTACGTGCAATCGAACCAAAGTGGCCACGCGTTTTACGGATCAGGCAGCTCGCCGAGGGGATGCAGCGTTCACCGCTCGAAGCGGCGCTTCAGTTCTCGCTCGCCGTCAACAAAATCGCCGTCACCATACTGGGGATGCGCACCCCTCAACATCTCGCGGCCAACCTGCAGTACTACGCCGCAAAGCCATTGTCGACGCAAGAGAAGGATGAGCTGTTGAACCACCGACGCGAAGATATGTCACTTGAATCTGCAGCAGCGCATGAAAGCGACTAG